In a genomic window of Caloenas nicobarica isolate bCalNic1 chromosome 29, bCalNic1.hap1, whole genome shotgun sequence:
- the LOC135999672 gene encoding olfactory receptor 14J1-like — translation MSYDRYVAICKPLHYGTLLGSRACVHMAAAAWATGFLYALLHTANTFSLPLCKGNVVDQFFCEIPQILKLSCSHSYLREAGLLVVGVFLAFIFFIFILFSYVQIFRAVLRIPSEQGWHKAFSTCLPHLAVVSLFISTGIFAYLKPPSISSPSLDLVVSVLYSVVPPAANPLIYSMRNQELQDSVWKLITALLQ, via the coding sequence atgtcctatgaccgctacgttgccatctgcaaacccctgcactacgggaccctcctgggcagcagagcttgtgtccacatggcagcagctgcctgggccactgggtttctctatgctctgctgcacacagccaatacattttcactgccactgtgcaagggcaatgttgttgaccagttcttctgtgaaatcccccagatcctcaagctttcctgctcacactcctacctcagggaagctgggcttcttgtggttggTGTCTTTTTAgctttcatcttttttattttcattcttttctcctatgtgcagatcttcagggctgtgctgaggatcccctctgagcagggatggcacaaagccttttccacctgcctccctcacctggccgtggtctctctTTTCATCAGCACTGGCATTTTCgcctacctgaaacccccctccatctcatCCCCTTcactggacctggtggtgtctgttctgtactcagtggtgcctccagcagcgaaccccctcatctacagcatgaggaaccaggagctccaggattcagtgtggaaatTGATAACTGCACTTTTACAATAA